One genomic segment of Pseudorasbora parva isolate DD20220531a chromosome 6, ASM2467924v1, whole genome shotgun sequence includes these proteins:
- the LOC137079528 gene encoding paraneoplastic antigen Ma1 homolog: MEISEIVAWCREKGVELDRVIILSNVPADCEDKVVYEVLDAVLGMRKCKVLDRLSDKTKKRKFLLIETASKVSEMSVPAELGGPEVGTWYTQVVHVAAEAPKQNREDEFQTKLMSFLQAEGKSLSDIPSLASPTPVLNTKLVDAINSLVQTCHVASSEERAGYRKLRPFSGFIPTPHGEDEYEVWVEQTTHILEEWQCTDNVKKQRLVECLRGPAADIVRFEKTGNPSATFSDYLSALESVFGTTEDAADLMLKFRSTYQSEGEKLSAYIMRLDRMLHSMLRKRGIEFPEMNRLRMQQIVRGALSSDLVAMRLRMTHKLCAPPPFNDLMKEVREEESMLNQRSSVQANVAVATRNASPSNTSLANAEVEMLKREIRGLKNEVSRLAAMAGEPVTHDRPATHSLVATAESKTPTRPVNKANIFCYRCGEDGHLKRDCTKEENLRRVNQRLIKMRQPSGNASGAQ, from the coding sequence ATGGAGATTAGTGAGATTGTTGCTTGGTGCAGAGAGAAAGGTGTTGAGCTGGACAGAGTTATCATTCTGAGCAACGTACCTGCAGATTGTGAAGACAAAGTAGTCTATGAAGTGCTGGATGCTGTGCTGGGAATGAGGAAATGCAAAGTGCTCGATCGCCTTTCTGATAAGACTAAGAAACGGAAGTTTCTTCTGATTGAGACAGCTAGCAAGGTTTCTGAGATGTCTGTCCCTGCGGAGCTTGGAGGACCTGAAGTAGGTACCTGGTACACACAGGTTGTTCATGTCGCAGCTGAAGCACCTAAACAGAACAGGGAAGATGAATTTCAGACTAAGCTGATGTCTTTTCTTCAAGCAGAGGGAAAGTCGCTATCTGACATTCCAAGTTTGGCTTCCCCTACACCTGTGCTAAACACTAAGCTTGTTGATGCCATAAATTCCCTTGTTCAAACGTGTCATGTGGCATCATCTGAGGAGAGAGCTGGATATAGGAAGCTGCGTCCCTTCTCAGGGTTCATTCCCACTCCCCATGGAGAAGATGAGTATGAGGTCTGGGTGGAACAGACTACCCACATTCTGGAAGAGTGGCAGTGTACTGATAATGTCAAGAAGCAGAGACTAGTAGAGTGTCTCAGAGGTCCTGCAGCAGACATTGTTAGGTTTGAGAAGACTGGTAACCCATCTGCTACGTTCAGTGATTACCTTAGTGCACTAGAATCAGTGTTTGGCACTACTGAGGATGCTGCGGATTTGATGTTAAAATTTCGGAGTACTTACCAGAGTGAGGGAGAGAAGCTCTCAGCCTACATAATGAGGTTGGATAGGATGCTGCACAGTATGTTGAGGAAGAGAGGCATTGAGTTCCCTGAAATGAATCGTCTTCGGATGCAGCAAATAGTCCGAGGTGCCCTCTCAAGTGACCTGGTGGCTATGCGCTTGAGGATGACCCATAAGTTGTGTGCCCCTCCCCCCTTCAATGATCTAATGAAGGAGGTGAGAGAAGAAGAAAGTATGTTAAACCAAAGGAGCTCAGTGCAGGCAAATGTAGCTGTGGCTACAAGGAATGCGTCACCTAGTAACACTAGTCTGGCCAATGCAGAAGTTGAAATGCTGAAGAGGGAGATTAGGGGCTTAAAGAATGAGGTGTCTCGCTTAGCAGCTATGGCAGGAGAACCAGTGACTCATGATCGTCCTGCTACGCACAGTTTAGTTGCAACTGCAGAGAGTAAAACACCCACGAGACCAGTGAACAAGGCTAACATCTTCTGTTACAGATGCGGAGAAGATGGTCATCTGAAACGTGACTGTACAAAGGAAGAGAACCTCAGGAGAGTAAACCAACGGCTCATTAAAATGAGACAGCCGTCGGGAAATGCCTCCGGGGCTCAGTAG